In Spirosoma pollinicola, the genomic window TACGGATAGCAAATGACCAACCCTGGCAAATACATCACTGGCGATGTTTACAGGCTGCCTACGGGAAAGCTCCATTTTTTGACTATTACGTACCCGATTTTGAACCAGTTTATCGGAAAAGTTGGACATTTTTATTTGACCTGACTAATGAACTGCTGACAATTTGTCTGAAACTAATGCGTCTGAAGGTAAACCTGAGCCTGACAGAATGGTACGATAAAACTCCACCGGTCGGTCTATTTGACGCTCGGTCGAGGATAAATCCGCGAAATGCGCCGGAAACGTATGTATTCCATCAGCCTGTCAGTTATCAACAGAATTTTGGCCAAAAATTTGTACCAAATCTTAGTATAGTAGACCTGTTGTTCTGCCAGGGACCGGCCGCTTCGGACGTGTTACTGGCTGGCCTTCGGGAGTGAACAAATCCTTAAAACTCTTCGTTAGGCCTATAGTACGGTTACCTAAGGAGACCCTAAAACGAATGGAAGCAAAATTCTCAAACCGCGTTAAGGAAGTTATCACGCTGAGTCGGGAAGAAGCCTTGCGCTTAGGCCACGATTATATCGGCACAGAGCATCTGTTGCTGGGTATGATTCGTGAGGGTGAGGGTGTAGCGGTCGGGTTGCTGAAAAAACTTGGCATCTCGCTCGATGAACTCCGGGTTACCATCGAACAGGCAACGAAAGGAACGGCCACCAACAATGTGAAAAATCTGGC contains:
- a CDS encoding WbqC family protein, producing MQFDQVLLEAREHYQKQSYRNRCYVQTANKIDVLTVPVQQGTTHQPIRDLRIANDQPWQIHHWRCLQAAYGKAPFFDYYVPDFEPVYRKSWTFLFDLTNELLTICLKLMRLKVNLSLTEWYDKTPPVGLFDARSRINPRNAPETYVFHQPVSYQQNFGQKFVPNLSIVDLLFCQGPAASDVLLAGLRE